Proteins encoded within one genomic window of Prosthecobacter fusiformis:
- a CDS encoding YdjY domain-containing protein encodes MAIFAKHVQITTGWANFVHPVLLLDKARSDDDCFIHNLWPSLFMDCQPRILPMMPRFLTTLMLLSSLAVLPAQEEKVDGAKQLAEAQQRLKKMSETDYELDGIHINAATKEIRIPTRVELKQAPIEYMLVHETGKTHESVLTTSVSPTAIQVALLLANYQAATEGMLTKVPEAERPKIWKEEPPAKPQGNRVKITVEWKVGDETKSSPLSQWVQNTDTRQPPPDLETWVFNGSYVDERGFIGQHEGSIIAVWLDRGALINSPAEGAWRDDLWISLPANIPDEGTPVTLVINPVQP; translated from the coding sequence ATGGCGATTTTTGCCAAGCATGTGCAAATCACGACCGGATGGGCGAATTTCGTCCATCCGGTTTTGTTATTGGATAAAGCGCGTTCGGATGACGATTGCTTCATCCACAACCTGTGGCCAAGTCTGTTCATGGACTGCCAGCCACGTATTCTCCCCATGATGCCGCGTTTTCTCACTACCCTCATGCTTTTATCCAGCCTGGCGGTACTCCCTGCCCAGGAGGAAAAAGTGGATGGTGCCAAGCAGCTAGCCGAGGCACAGCAACGCCTCAAAAAGATGTCAGAAACGGATTATGAACTGGACGGCATCCACATCAATGCCGCCACGAAGGAGATCCGCATCCCGACTCGAGTGGAGCTAAAGCAGGCCCCCATTGAATACATGCTGGTCCATGAGACGGGGAAGACGCATGAAAGCGTACTCACCACCTCCGTCAGCCCCACGGCCATCCAGGTGGCGCTGCTTTTGGCCAATTATCAGGCTGCTACGGAGGGCATGCTGACCAAGGTGCCGGAAGCCGAGCGGCCCAAAATATGGAAAGAGGAACCACCCGCTAAGCCCCAGGGCAACCGGGTGAAAATCACCGTGGAATGGAAAGTCGGGGATGAAACCAAATCCTCCCCCCTCTCACAGTGGGTGCAAAATACTGATACCCGCCAGCCGCCACCAGATCTCGAGACTTGGGTCTTCAACGGCTCCTATGTGGATGAGCGTGGCTTCATCGGCCAGCATGAAGGCTCGATCATCGCCGTGTGGCTGGACCGAGGTGCTCTCATTAATTCCCCCGCCGAAGGTGCCTGGCGGGATGATCTGTGGATTTCCCTGCCTGCCAACATCCCCGATGAAGGCACCCCGGTCACGCTCGTCATCAACCCCGTCCAACCATGA
- a CDS encoding prenyltransferase/squalene oxidase repeat-containing protein, protein MKLAVALSLALPSMLLAQSGTQPARHESLKQEIRLAYDRGLAFLKGKQNTETGQWGDAEPVAFTALAIISQLLTPGRQPTDAPSPEVEKGYAFLLKNVQPDGGIYVKARANYNTSLALTALMLSPKPQDEKILLAARRFIIGQQNDFDEKGKADNAFDGGIGYGTPKPDKPAHADLSNTHFALEALYYSQALLADKGDAGKDEPQLNFAAAIQFIQNCQNRPETNKASWVSTDKADAGGFVYSPGETRGKEEKTPDGRTALRSYGSISYAGMLSFIYAGLDKDDPRVKAVMQWLSENYTLEENPGVGPEGLYYYYHTMAKALAIADVDFLKTKDGQTVDWRADLAKKLLNLQQGDGSWANSAGRWMESDTTLATSYMLMALARVHESM, encoded by the coding sequence ATGAAACTCGCTGTCGCCCTCTCCCTAGCCCTGCCCTCCATGCTCCTCGCGCAGAGTGGCACCCAACCGGCTCGTCATGAATCCTTAAAGCAGGAAATCCGCCTCGCTTATGATCGCGGACTGGCCTTTCTGAAAGGGAAGCAAAATACCGAAACCGGCCAATGGGGAGATGCTGAACCTGTCGCCTTCACCGCACTGGCCATTATCAGCCAGCTCCTCACTCCGGGCCGCCAGCCTACAGATGCCCCTTCACCTGAAGTCGAAAAAGGCTATGCCTTCCTGCTGAAAAACGTCCAGCCGGATGGCGGCATCTACGTCAAAGCGCGCGCCAATTACAATACCTCACTGGCGCTCACTGCCCTCATGCTGAGTCCCAAGCCCCAGGATGAAAAGATCCTCCTGGCCGCGCGTCGTTTCATCATCGGTCAGCAAAATGATTTCGATGAAAAGGGCAAGGCCGACAACGCCTTCGACGGCGGCATCGGCTACGGCACGCCCAAGCCCGACAAACCTGCTCACGCCGACCTTTCGAACACCCATTTTGCCCTGGAGGCGCTCTATTATTCCCAGGCCCTGCTGGCAGATAAAGGGGATGCTGGCAAAGACGAGCCCCAGCTTAATTTTGCTGCCGCTATCCAGTTCATCCAGAACTGCCAAAACCGTCCTGAAACGAACAAGGCCTCCTGGGTCAGCACCGACAAGGCAGATGCGGGTGGATTCGTTTACAGCCCCGGTGAAACCCGTGGCAAAGAAGAAAAGACCCCAGACGGCCGCACCGCACTTCGCAGCTACGGCAGCATCAGTTATGCGGGCATGCTTAGTTTCATCTATGCTGGCCTAGACAAGGACGATCCTCGAGTCAAAGCCGTGATGCAGTGGCTGAGCGAAAACTACACGCTGGAGGAAAATCCCGGAGTCGGTCCTGAAGGCCTCTATTATTATTATCACACCATGGCCAAGGCCCTCGCCATCGCCGATGTGGATTTCCTGAAAACCAAAGATGGCCAGACTGTGGATTGGCGTGCCGACTTGGCCAAAAAGCTCCTCAACCTCCAGCAGGGAGACGGCTCCTGGGCGAATAGTGCCGGCCGCTGGATGGAAAGTGACACCACGCTTGCCACCAGTTACATGCTCATGGCCCTGGCCAGGGTGCATGAAAGCATGTGA
- a CDS encoding C39 family peptidase → MRICGKIILLPLLCLALLRSAAAQAPAQINLDAILDLADPFATSLDQFKALLDPVKPHHVAPGGAMNEPDLELYGWNLGASSTVSVFDRQFTLHELNVYTSNVVPGRYSFTLNLPSGPNAHFQMLADYLTLKLTVEAKDSEITIRGTPERKEPMKRWDCGTHSIAIFKSAPDLLMVTVSAGGSTPASSPTSPFSAQINHVDVDLDLLLNLPGFWSTTPEKFDQIYRAKTEKPQEQLPQFEWLNAGKTRARFSRKMYTNLEANISMFGRFLKVEEAIVEFVNNRAARVTISLYNRGDTGDIDPTQFSQLFKKTGQHLGQILKVAPRNQSASISSAVKTVSWQWQTAAGIALLEHNDYSNSGGRPEFLRVKLASPDQADWSMGKLTVGVQRMALLNNITKTAEGDVYIAGVPMVDQGAKGYCVAASCQRLFEYMQIPCDQHEIAQLVSVDAENGANILTMQKSLAKIDGQYKVAFKPFINPEIYYSGGKRRVSLRQFSIIVKEHVDKGIPLLWALELGHFPEDPPLPNGGQVSGGHMRMIIGYNSAKNQVLFTDSWGAGHELKRMSENAGYEVTMGLYSMSPRGL, encoded by the coding sequence ATGCGCATCTGCGGAAAAATCATTCTATTGCCCCTCCTGTGTCTGGCGCTGCTCCGCTCCGCAGCAGCCCAGGCACCAGCGCAGATTAACCTGGATGCCATTCTCGATTTGGCAGACCCTTTTGCCACATCCCTGGATCAGTTTAAGGCACTGCTCGATCCGGTAAAGCCCCATCATGTTGCCCCTGGCGGTGCCATGAATGAGCCTGACCTGGAGCTTTATGGGTGGAACTTGGGCGCTTCTAGCACGGTATCAGTTTTTGATAGGCAGTTCACTCTGCATGAACTGAATGTTTACACCTCAAATGTCGTCCCCGGTCGCTACTCGTTCACGCTGAATCTGCCATCTGGTCCCAACGCTCATTTCCAAATGTTAGCGGACTATCTAACTTTGAAATTAACGGTCGAGGCGAAGGACTCGGAGATCACTATTCGTGGAACGCCGGAAAGGAAAGAACCCATGAAAAGGTGGGACTGCGGGACGCACAGTATCGCCATCTTCAAATCCGCCCCGGATCTGTTGATGGTCACCGTGTCTGCGGGCGGCTCCACTCCGGCCAGCAGCCCTACGTCCCCCTTCTCAGCCCAGATAAACCATGTGGACGTGGATCTCGACTTACTCCTGAACCTGCCTGGATTCTGGAGCACTACCCCAGAAAAATTTGATCAAATCTACCGCGCCAAAACGGAAAAACCCCAAGAACAACTTCCCCAGTTTGAATGGCTCAACGCGGGCAAAACGCGCGCACGCTTTTCGCGCAAAATGTATACCAACCTGGAAGCCAACATCTCCATGTTTGGCAGATTCCTCAAGGTGGAGGAAGCCATTGTCGAATTCGTCAACAACCGCGCAGCCCGGGTCACGATCTCCCTCTACAACCGAGGAGATACGGGTGACATTGATCCCACCCAGTTCAGCCAGCTCTTCAAAAAGACCGGCCAGCACCTGGGTCAAATTCTCAAAGTAGCTCCGCGCAACCAATCCGCCTCCATTTCTTCCGCCGTTAAAACGGTCAGTTGGCAGTGGCAAACGGCGGCGGGCATCGCGCTGCTGGAACACAACGACTACAGCAATAGCGGCGGGCGTCCTGAATTTCTGCGCGTGAAACTGGCCTCACCCGACCAAGCGGACTGGAGCATGGGCAAGCTCACTGTGGGTGTCCAAAGAATGGCCTTGCTCAACAACATCACCAAAACGGCCGAGGGGGATGTCTATATCGCGGGTGTCCCTATGGTGGACCAGGGAGCCAAGGGCTATTGCGTGGCCGCGAGCTGCCAACGCCTCTTTGAATACATGCAGATCCCCTGCGACCAGCACGAGATCGCCCAGCTTGTCAGCGTGGATGCGGAAAACGGGGCCAATATTCTAACCATGCAGAAGAGCCTGGCGAAGATCGATGGCCAATACAAAGTTGCCTTCAAGCCCTTCATCAATCCCGAGATCTATTACTCCGGTGGCAAACGCCGGGTATCCCTCCGCCAGTTTTCCATCATTGTTAAAGAGCATGTGGACAAAGGTATCCCCCTGCTTTGGGCATTGGAACTGGGGCATTTCCCTGAGGATCCGCCGTTGCCCAATGGTGGCCAGGTGAGCGGAGGCCACATGCGCATGATCATTGGATACAACAGTGCAAAGAATCAGGTCCTTTTCACCGATTCCTGGGGCGCGGGCCATGAGCTGAAGCGTATGTCTGAAAACGCCGGTTATGAGGTCACTATGGGCCTCTATTCGATGTCGCCGCGCGGCTTATAG
- the uvrA gene encoding excinuclease ABC subunit UvrA, whose amino-acid sequence MLKKSAAKSPAPKAVTDVIQVRGAWQNNLQGIDLDLPLGKLCVVTGPSGSGKSSLAFDTIYAEGQRRYVETFSPYTRQFFERMDKPKVDAIHGIPPAIAIEQVNNIRSTRSTVGTITEINDYLKMLFPRLAEGQCPECHRPVKPETPESIQHELLTTHAGQQAMICFGVPVPAGTAVEDFFTFLQGQGYLRIWLYGEAIRTDEPGAMKGRKLPAIALVIQDRLALEPNQKSRLSEAIEAALRLGKGQMTAVFSESASGAVSSFSTDWRCADCDIQLPPPTPGLFSFNSPIGACPTCKGFGRTLGLDLRKAMPDESLSIRDGLVKAFSGSTYRESQDDLERAAKRKGVDLDTPFADLPDDEQKWVVEGVGKDPEAAWQDGEWYGVRGFFKWLEGRAYKMHVRIFLSRFRAYTTCADCDGGRLKKDAYNFRVGGQTIADLWNLPVTDLLPLVQSWAVTPGDNATQMLRDEIGGRLSYLDRAGLGYIHLDRLTRTLSGGELQRVNLTTCLGASLVNTLFVLDEPSIGLHPRDIGRLIGVMEGLRDKGNTLLVVEHEESVMRAADHVIEIGPGRGDKGGRLVYDGPLSGLEKMEGSLTADYLTGRKTIQVPDSRRSIKKAPRLQIKGARQNNLKNLDVEIPLGVFCCITGVSGSGKSTLVHEVLYRNLQRLRGEVGEDEPGRVRSISGHEKLSQVIMVDQSPLARTPRSTPAVYVGAFDTIRTLFAESEDAKAQGITPGFFSFNSGEGRCERCMGNGFEKIEMQFLSDLYVTCPECEGKRYQPHALKIRLHDKSIHDVLGLTIEESAEWFLHMQAPAGNGNARADASFIRKARQVADQLAILVEAGLGYLKLGQPLNTLSGGEAQRLKLVGHLIESASEKDADMKSALLLLDEPTTGLHFDDIALLVKLLQRLVNEGNSLLVIEHNVDVIQCADWVIDLGPDGGAMGGQLVVAGTPEQVAACEQSWTGKYLAEKFGAGRAETRVAERAAEYQVRKNAAPIVATPNTISIRGAREHNLKNISIEIPRDQFVVVTGLSGSGKSSLAFDLVFAEGQRRFLDSMSVFARTFVEQMEKPEVDVISGVPPTVAIEQRISRGGGKSTVATVTEVYHFLRLLFAKLGTQYCPKCDVPVQKQSLSAITQTVVERAKKGPLQILAPLIKARKGFHTEVAEAAAKQGITLLLVDGQFRETANFQRLERFKEHSIDAVVGDVKKGTSALELRPLLEKALKMGKGTLKLWLPGNTSQVLSTEMSCPKCDLSFEELDPRLFSFNSPHGWCPTCRGFGFKVSSNGATPRRDDISKLEAEMEEERRLSRSEDDDEEDNVRTLCLECHGSRLNETARYVRLQDFTVPDINAKSALDAAESVKKLRFNGTEAVIARDIMAEIEQRLHFMKEVGLGYLQLNRSADTLSGGEAQRIRLAAQLGSNLRGVLYVLDEPTIGLHPRDNERLLDTLVALRDKGNSLLVVEHDDDTMRRADTIIDLGPGAGRFGGEVISQGNLAHILKDKKSVTGQGLRNPFKHPLQGQWRDLPAARSKDGWLKILGAHANNLKNIDVQIPVGRLTVITGVSGSGKSTFLHQVLFPGMKNLLSKEKKRKSVNQPWKTITGAENFGFVYEVDQSPIGKTSRSCPATYVGVLDDIRKLFAQVPVARARGYDAGRFSFNTEGGRCEACQGNGNVKVEMNFLPTTRVHCEICNGLRFNSATMEIEYNGKNIGQVLKMSITEAAEFFAHQQRIARPLQLLADTGVGYLQLGQPSPTLSGGEAQRIKLVTELSGGVSRSATEKIRGLKNQKKNLYLIEEPTIGLHMSDVGRLIDILHRLVDDGHTVVVIEHHPDIFAEADYIIDIGPEAGVDGGQVVASGTPLEVSRHKVSRTAPFLKKILTP is encoded by the coding sequence ATGCTGAAGAAATCTGCCGCCAAGTCCCCTGCTCCCAAAGCTGTCACCGACGTCATCCAGGTCCGTGGTGCCTGGCAGAACAATTTGCAGGGTATCGACCTGGATTTGCCCCTGGGAAAGCTCTGCGTGGTGACCGGTCCCAGCGGCTCAGGGAAGTCATCACTCGCCTTTGATACCATCTATGCGGAAGGCCAGCGCCGGTATGTGGAGACCTTCTCCCCCTATACGCGCCAGTTTTTTGAGCGCATGGATAAACCAAAGGTGGATGCCATCCATGGGATACCACCGGCCATTGCCATTGAGCAGGTGAATAACATCCGCTCTACGCGCAGCACCGTCGGCACCATCACAGAGATCAATGATTACCTGAAGATGCTCTTCCCGCGCTTGGCGGAGGGCCAGTGCCCGGAATGCCACCGCCCGGTGAAACCGGAAACCCCGGAAAGCATCCAGCATGAACTGCTAACCACTCATGCAGGCCAGCAGGCGATGATTTGCTTTGGCGTACCCGTTCCTGCGGGGACCGCAGTCGAGGATTTCTTCACCTTCCTCCAGGGCCAGGGTTATCTGCGCATCTGGCTATATGGAGAAGCCATTCGCACCGATGAGCCGGGAGCCATGAAAGGACGCAAGCTGCCCGCCATCGCCCTTGTCATCCAGGATCGCCTGGCCCTCGAGCCTAACCAAAAGTCACGTTTGAGCGAAGCCATCGAGGCCGCCCTTCGTTTGGGAAAAGGCCAGATGACGGCAGTCTTCTCAGAATCGGCCAGTGGAGCCGTCTCGTCCTTCTCCACCGACTGGCGCTGCGCTGATTGTGACATCCAGCTCCCGCCGCCGACCCCCGGCCTCTTTTCCTTCAACAGTCCCATCGGTGCCTGCCCCACCTGCAAGGGGTTTGGCCGCACTCTCGGCCTGGACCTCCGCAAGGCGATGCCGGATGAATCGCTCAGCATCCGGGACGGCCTGGTCAAAGCCTTCAGCGGCAGCACGTATCGCGAAAGCCAGGATGATCTGGAGCGTGCGGCGAAACGCAAAGGCGTAGATCTGGATACCCCTTTCGCAGACCTGCCTGACGATGAGCAAAAATGGGTGGTCGAAGGTGTGGGCAAAGATCCTGAAGCCGCCTGGCAGGATGGCGAGTGGTATGGCGTTAGAGGCTTCTTCAAATGGCTGGAAGGACGTGCCTACAAGATGCATGTCCGCATCTTTCTCAGCCGCTTCCGCGCTTATACCACCTGTGCGGATTGCGATGGTGGCCGCCTGAAAAAGGACGCTTACAACTTCCGCGTCGGTGGCCAAACCATTGCCGATCTCTGGAACCTCCCTGTCACCGACCTCCTGCCCCTTGTGCAAAGCTGGGCTGTGACACCCGGTGATAATGCCACCCAGATGCTGCGTGATGAAATCGGCGGTCGCCTCAGTTATCTGGACCGGGCCGGCCTCGGTTACATTCACCTGGACCGCCTCACCCGCACACTCAGCGGCGGGGAACTGCAACGCGTCAACCTAACCACATGTTTAGGAGCATCATTGGTCAATACGCTCTTCGTTTTGGATGAGCCCAGCATCGGCCTCCATCCCCGGGATATTGGCCGCCTCATCGGCGTCATGGAAGGCCTCCGCGACAAAGGCAATACTCTCCTCGTCGTCGAGCATGAAGAGTCCGTGATGCGTGCCGCAGATCACGTCATCGAGATCGGCCCCGGACGCGGGGACAAAGGCGGTCGCCTCGTTTATGACGGCCCCTTGAGCGGCCTGGAAAAAATGGAAGGTTCCCTGACTGCCGATTACCTCACCGGCCGCAAAACCATCCAGGTACCGGACAGCCGACGCTCCATCAAAAAAGCACCCCGGTTGCAGATCAAAGGTGCCCGTCAAAACAACCTTAAAAACCTGGATGTCGAAATTCCCCTCGGCGTCTTCTGTTGCATCACCGGCGTCTCCGGCTCAGGCAAAAGTACCCTTGTGCATGAGGTTCTGTATCGCAATCTCCAGCGCCTACGCGGGGAAGTGGGCGAGGATGAACCAGGGCGCGTGCGCTCCATCAGCGGTCATGAAAAGCTCAGCCAAGTCATCATGGTGGACCAGTCTCCCCTGGCCCGTACTCCCCGCAGTACACCTGCGGTTTATGTCGGTGCCTTTGATACCATCCGCACCCTCTTTGCGGAGAGTGAGGATGCTAAGGCACAGGGCATCACCCCTGGATTCTTCTCCTTCAATTCAGGCGAGGGCCGCTGCGAACGCTGCATGGGCAATGGGTTCGAGAAGATCGAAATGCAGTTCCTTAGCGACCTGTATGTCACCTGCCCGGAGTGTGAGGGAAAGCGTTACCAGCCTCATGCCTTGAAGATTCGCCTGCATGACAAAAGCATTCACGATGTCCTCGGCCTAACAATTGAAGAATCGGCCGAATGGTTTCTCCACATGCAGGCACCGGCAGGCAATGGCAATGCGCGCGCAGATGCCTCATTCATCCGCAAGGCCCGCCAAGTCGCAGATCAGCTTGCCATTCTCGTCGAGGCCGGTCTCGGTTATCTAAAGCTCGGCCAGCCCTTAAATACGCTTTCCGGCGGCGAAGCCCAGCGCCTGAAACTCGTCGGTCATCTGATTGAGAGCGCCTCTGAAAAAGACGCTGATATGAAGTCCGCCCTGCTGCTCCTGGATGAGCCTACCACGGGGCTTCATTTTGATGACATCGCCCTGCTGGTGAAGCTCCTTCAGCGCCTCGTTAATGAAGGTAACAGCCTCCTTGTCATCGAGCACAATGTGGACGTGATCCAATGCGCCGACTGGGTCATTGATCTGGGTCCTGATGGTGGTGCCATGGGCGGGCAGCTCGTCGTGGCAGGCACCCCGGAGCAAGTCGCCGCCTGTGAGCAATCCTGGACCGGAAAATACCTCGCGGAAAAGTTTGGCGCAGGCCGTGCAGAGACACGAGTTGCTGAAAGAGCGGCTGAATACCAAGTCCGCAAAAATGCCGCCCCCATCGTCGCCACGCCGAATACCATCAGCATCCGCGGTGCCCGTGAGCATAACCTCAAGAACATCTCCATTGAGATTCCTCGCGACCAGTTTGTGGTCGTGACCGGGCTCAGCGGCAGCGGTAAATCCTCCCTCGCCTTTGACCTCGTTTTTGCCGAAGGCCAGCGCCGTTTCCTCGATAGCATGTCCGTCTTCGCCCGCACCTTTGTGGAGCAGATGGAAAAGCCGGAGGTGGATGTCATCAGCGGCGTTCCTCCCACTGTCGCCATTGAGCAGCGAATCTCTCGTGGAGGGGGTAAATCCACCGTCGCCACCGTCACAGAGGTTTATCATTTCCTCCGTCTTCTCTTCGCCAAGCTCGGCACCCAATACTGTCCGAAATGCGACGTGCCCGTGCAAAAGCAAAGCCTCAGCGCCATCACCCAGACCGTGGTGGAGCGTGCTAAAAAAGGCCCGTTGCAGATCCTCGCGCCTTTGATCAAGGCCCGCAAAGGTTTCCATACGGAGGTGGCCGAAGCTGCCGCTAAACAAGGCATCACCCTCCTCCTGGTCGATGGACAGTTCCGCGAGACCGCCAACTTTCAGCGACTGGAGCGGTTCAAAGAGCACAGCATCGATGCCGTCGTCGGTGATGTTAAAAAAGGCACTTCTGCCCTGGAGCTGCGACCTCTTTTGGAAAAGGCCCTGAAGATGGGCAAAGGGACCCTCAAGCTCTGGCTTCCAGGCAACACATCGCAAGTGCTCAGCACTGAGATGAGCTGCCCTAAATGTGACCTCTCTTTTGAGGAGCTGGACCCGCGTCTGTTCTCCTTCAACAGCCCACACGGCTGGTGCCCGACCTGCCGAGGATTCGGTTTTAAAGTGTCTTCCAATGGGGCCACTCCACGCCGCGATGACATCTCCAAGCTGGAGGCCGAAATGGAGGAGGAGCGCCGCCTATCCCGCAGTGAAGATGACGATGAAGAAGACAACGTCCGCACCCTCTGCCTGGAGTGTCACGGCTCACGCCTCAATGAAACGGCACGCTATGTCCGCCTGCAGGATTTCACTGTCCCGGACATCAATGCCAAGTCCGCTCTGGATGCCGCCGAATCCGTCAAAAAGCTCAGATTCAACGGCACCGAAGCCGTCATCGCCCGTGACATTATGGCGGAGATCGAGCAGCGCCTGCATTTCATGAAGGAAGTCGGCCTGGGTTATCTCCAACTCAACCGCAGTGCCGATACCCTCAGCGGGGGCGAGGCCCAGCGCATCCGCCTCGCCGCCCAGCTCGGCAGCAATCTGCGCGGCGTTCTTTATGTCCTGGATGAGCCCACCATCGGCCTGCATCCACGGGATAATGAGCGCCTGCTCGATACCCTCGTCGCCCTGCGAGACAAGGGAAATTCCCTCCTCGTTGTTGAGCATGATGACGACACCATGCGCCGTGCCGATACCATCATCGACCTCGGGCCGGGAGCCGGGCGCTTCGGTGGCGAGGTCATCTCTCAGGGCAATCTCGCCCACATCCTCAAGGATAAAAAAAGCGTTACTGGCCAGGGCCTGCGCAATCCCTTCAAACATCCCCTCCAGGGTCAGTGGCGTGACCTCCCTGCCGCTAGAAGCAAGGACGGCTGGCTGAAAATCCTGGGGGCCCACGCCAATAACCTCAAGAACATTGACGTCCAGATTCCTGTAGGCCGCCTTACCGTCATCACCGGCGTGAGCGGCAGTGGAAAAAGCACTTTTCTCCATCAGGTGCTCTTCCCCGGCATGAAGAATCTCCTCAGCAAGGAGAAGAAACGCAAGTCCGTCAACCAACCCTGGAAAACCATCACCGGCGCAGAAAACTTCGGCTTCGTCTATGAGGTGGACCAGTCCCCCATTGGCAAGACCTCGCGCTCCTGCCCCGCCACTTACGTGGGGGTCTTGGATGACATCCGCAAGCTCTTCGCCCAGGTCCCTGTGGCCCGTGCTCGTGGCTACGATGCCGGGCGATTCTCCTTCAATACTGAAGGGGGCCGCTGCGAAGCCTGCCAGGGCAATGGCAATGTGAAGGTGGAAATGAACTTCCTTCCCACCACCCGCGTGCATTGTGAGATCTGCAACGGATTGCGTTTTAACTCCGCCACCATGGAGATCGAATACAACGGAAAAAACATCGGGCAGGTGCTGAAGATGAGCATCACCGAGGCCGCAGAATTCTTCGCCCATCAGCAGCGCATCGCACGCCCCTTGCAGCTCCTGGCTGATACCGGCGTTGGATACTTGCAGTTAGGCCAGCCCAGCCCCACCCTCAGCGGTGGCGAGGCCCAGCGAATCAAGCTCGTCACCGAGCTCAGCGGCGGTGTCTCACGCTCCGCCACCGAAAAAATTCGCGGCCTGAAGAACCAGAAGAAGAACCTCTACCTCATTGAAGAGCCCACCATCGGCCTCCACATGTCCGATGTCGGCCGTCTCATCGACATCCTCCATCGCCTCGTCGATGATGGCCATACCGTCGTCGTCATTGAGCATCACCCCGATATCTTCGCCGAGGCTGATTACATCATTGATATCGGTCCTGAAGCGGGCGTGGACGGCGGACAGGTCGTCGCGTCAGGCACTCCGCTGGAGGTCTCTCGCCACAAAGTGAGCCGCACCGCTCCCTTCCTGAAAAAGATCCTCACTCCGTAA